The Bernardetia litoralis DSM 6794 genome includes a window with the following:
- a CDS encoding metallophosphoesterase yields MTRSELTFYLLFISCNLFFSCKSASNLEPIPNFSIHYDKNEIDKTVFLLGDAGNSDSLTPIFLSLKNELSQNPSSSLIFLGDNIYPYGLIPKEEIKGNKKLLLEKQEAKKHIDSQLKIVENHKKENIIFVSGNHDWGKDKKQSFVIEEQNYITEKGYNYLPKNGCSTPAVLDLSDNIILICLDTQYLIQKNKNSDCELETNEEIYARLDSIITQNKCKKVIVAAHHLLESESSHGGKFPLRPHLFPLVDLKKNLYIPLPILGTVYVLSRKIGISEQDISNSRYQDLRKNLFQIFEKHPNLVYACGHEHTLQYHKFNEKNPKKIWRQINSGAGSKKTFINKNYKRSFFISSSVHFAYSNYGFVRLDYLKNGNVIVYYYNQNGDVLYSDKW; encoded by the coding sequence ATGACTCGTTCAGAACTTACTTTTTATCTTCTATTCATTTCTTGTAATTTATTTTTTTCTTGTAAAAGTGCTTCTAATTTAGAACCGATTCCTAATTTCTCTATTCATTATGATAAAAATGAAATTGATAAAACTGTATTTTTATTAGGTGATGCAGGAAATAGTGATTCTCTTACCCCCATTTTCTTGTCGTTAAAAAATGAATTATCTCAAAATCCATCTTCTTCTTTGATTTTTTTAGGTGATAATATTTATCCGTATGGACTTATTCCCAAGGAAGAAATAAAAGGAAATAAAAAATTACTTTTAGAAAAACAAGAAGCCAAAAAACACATAGATTCTCAACTCAAAATTGTAGAAAATCATAAAAAAGAAAATATAATTTTTGTGTCAGGAAATCACGATTGGGGAAAAGATAAAAAACAATCTTTTGTAATAGAAGAACAAAATTATATTACAGAAAAAGGCTATAATTATCTTCCTAAAAATGGATGTAGTACACCAGCAGTTTTAGATTTGTCAGATAATATTATTTTGATTTGTTTGGACACACAATATTTGATTCAAAAAAATAAAAATTCAGATTGTGAGTTAGAAACAAATGAAGAAATTTATGCTCGTTTGGATAGTATAATTACACAAAATAAATGCAAAAAAGTAATTGTTGCAGCACATCATTTGCTAGAAAGTGAAAGTTCGCATGGTGGAAAATTTCCCTTGCGTCCACATCTTTTTCCATTGGTAGATTTGAAAAAAAATTTATATATTCCTTTGCCTATTTTGGGGACAGTTTATGTTTTGTCAAGAAAAATAGGTATTTCAGAACAAGATATTTCAAATTCTAGGTATCAAGATTTAAGAAAAAATCTATTTCAAATTTTTGAGAAACATCCAAATTTGGTTTATGCTTGTGGGCATGAACATACGTTGCAATATCATAAATTCAATGAAAAAAATCCAAAGAAAATTTGGCGACAAATAAATAGTGGTGCAGGCTCAAAAAAAACATTTATAAATAAAAATTATAAAAGGTCATTTTTTATCTCTTCTTCTGTCCATTTTGCTTATTCGAATTACGGTTTTGTTCGTTTAGATTATTTAAAAAATGGAAATGTAATTGTTTATTATTATAATCAAAATGGAGATGTCTTGTATTCTGATAAATGGTAA
- a CDS encoding CoA-binding protein — MENKKTLILGATPNPTRYAYLAAEKLTNKKHEIVPVGIKQGEIFGQKIEVQTQTDDLIIHTDIDTITMYVGLRNQPEWYNYILETNPKRIIFNPGTENPELVRKAQEIGIKTEIACTLVLLSSNQY; from the coding sequence ATGGAAAATAAAAAAACTCTTATTCTTGGTGCGACACCAAATCCTACTCGTTATGCGTATTTAGCAGCCGAAAAATTGACCAACAAAAAGCACGAAATTGTGCCTGTAGGAATAAAACAAGGTGAAATTTTTGGACAAAAAATAGAAGTTCAGACGCAAACTGATGACCTAATTATTCATACTGACATTGATACAATTACGATGTATGTAGGTTTGAGAAACCAACCCGAATGGTACAATTATATTCTTGAAACTAATCCAAAACGAATTATTTTCAATCCTGGAACAGAAAATCCAGAACTCGTAAGAAAGGCTCAAGAAATAGGAATTAAGACCGAAATTGCTTGTACTTTGGTGCTTTTGAGTTCCAATCAATATTAA
- a CDS encoding DUF697 domain-containing protein, translating into MWDYLLYKLKDKMRLDDDNERADKVVENSVVWAMSAALIPIPLADMIAVTVIQADMVRRLAEINGVEANNANIESWLGTLSGGVLSKLGAQALKLIPGWGSIAGGVGMAVLSGASTYAAGKTFAKHFKEGGDLEDFDADAVKEFYDEQLIKGRDFAKQMKDEVEKRAKKAYAEFSGEEVKQENEKDFEFEEVMDFEEVVDEKFQKEDKKQENSQKNTTTQNTKTTSASSEEPPHQANPNKHSAQKAPKTESTPPDSATNKNADVNSNTVNPSSYQSAKESANALAELRQLASLRDKGILTDEEFQRLKGKLMEKL; encoded by the coding sequence ATGTGGGACTATCTTCTCTATAAATTAAAAGACAAAATGCGCCTTGATGATGACAATGAGCGTGCTGATAAAGTTGTTGAAAACTCTGTTGTTTGGGCAATGTCAGCAGCACTTATTCCAATTCCTTTGGCTGATATGATTGCTGTAACGGTTATACAGGCTGATATGGTCAGAAGATTGGCAGAAATAAATGGTGTAGAAGCAAATAATGCAAATATAGAATCTTGGCTCGGAACACTTTCAGGAGGTGTTTTATCAAAATTAGGGGCGCAAGCTCTAAAACTTATTCCAGGTTGGGGAAGTATTGCTGGTGGTGTTGGAATGGCAGTTTTGTCAGGAGCTTCAACGTATGCAGCAGGAAAAACATTTGCAAAACATTTTAAAGAAGGAGGAGATTTAGAAGATTTTGATGCTGATGCTGTAAAGGAGTTTTATGATGAACAGCTTATCAAAGGACGAGATTTTGCCAAACAAATGAAAGACGAAGTAGAAAAACGTGCAAAGAAAGCGTATGCAGAGTTTTCAGGCGAAGAAGTAAAACAAGAAAATGAAAAAGATTTTGAATTTGAGGAAGTAATGGATTTTGAAGAAGTAGTGGATGAAAAATTCCAAAAAGAGGATAAAAAACAAGAAAATTCACAAAAAAATACGACTACTCAGAATACAAAAACCACTTCTGCTTCTAGTGAAGAGCCACCTCATCAAGCCAATCCAAATAAGCACTCTGCCCAAAAAGCACCAAAAACAGAAAGTACACCACCAGATAGTGCAACAAATAAAAATGCAGATGTTAATTCTAATACAGTAAATCCATCTTCTTATCAGTCAGCCAAAGAATCAGCAAATGCACTTGCCGAACTTCGCCAGCTTGCTAGTCTGAGAGATAAAGGAATTTTGACAGATGAAGAATTTCAGCGTTTGAAGGGTAAACTTATGGAGAAACTATAG
- the ettA gene encoding energy-dependent translational throttle protein EttA: MSTVDNKVIFSMAGVSKTYPPQKQVLKNIYLSFFYGAKIGVIGLNGAGKSTILKIIAGLETEYQGEVVFSPGYSVGYLEQEPKLDPTKTVKDIVQEGAQETVDLLKEFEDINLKFGDPEILDDPDKMEKLIEQQAKVQEKLDALDAWSLDTKLEKAMDALRTPPEDAIIGNLSGGEKRRVALCRLLLKEPDVLLLDEPTNHLDAESVHWLEHHLRDYKGTVIIVTHDRYFLDNVTEWILELDNGKGIPWKANYSDWLDQKQQKMSENEKTASRYQKALQKELEWSRMNSKGKQAKSKARMSSYDKMMSEDQSQKEEKLEIFIPASERLGDVVIEANDVSKAFGDKLLFENLNFALPKGGIVGVIGPNGAGKTTLFKMIMGTENPDDGTFKVGETVQVGYADQEHIHIDNEKTIFETITGGSELMMLGGKETNSRAYVSRFNFGGSDQQKKLKELSGGERNRVHLALTLKEGANLLLLDEPTNDLDVKTLRALEEGLDNFAGCAVVISHDRWFLDRVATHILAFEGDSQVRFYEGNFSEYMEDRQKRLGDEIPKRLKYKKLG, encoded by the coding sequence ATGAGTACAGTTGATAATAAAGTTATTTTTTCGATGGCAGGTGTAAGTAAAACTTATCCTCCTCAAAAACAGGTATTAAAAAATATTTACCTTTCATTTTTTTATGGTGCTAAAATCGGTGTAATTGGTCTGAATGGTGCAGGTAAATCTACCATTTTGAAAATTATTGCAGGATTAGAAACTGAATATCAAGGTGAAGTTGTTTTTTCTCCAGGTTATTCGGTAGGTTATTTGGAGCAAGAACCAAAACTTGACCCAACTAAAACGGTAAAAGATATTGTACAAGAAGGCGCACAAGAAACAGTTGATTTGCTCAAAGAATTTGAAGATATTAATTTGAAATTTGGTGACCCAGAAATTTTGGACGACCCAGATAAAATGGAAAAACTTATCGAACAACAAGCAAAAGTACAAGAAAAATTAGATGCTTTGGATGCTTGGAGTTTGGATACAAAATTGGAAAAAGCAATGGATGCACTTCGCACACCTCCTGAAGATGCTATCATTGGAAATCTTTCGGGTGGAGAAAAAAGACGTGTTGCGCTTTGTCGTTTGCTTTTGAAAGAACCTGATGTTTTGCTTTTAGATGAGCCTACCAATCACTTGGACGCAGAATCTGTACATTGGCTTGAGCATCATTTGAGAGATTATAAAGGAACTGTAATTATTGTTACTCACGACCGTTATTTCTTGGATAATGTAACAGAATGGATTTTGGAACTTGATAATGGAAAAGGTATTCCGTGGAAAGCAAATTATTCAGATTGGTTAGACCAAAAACAACAAAAAATGTCTGAAAATGAGAAAACAGCTTCTCGTTATCAAAAAGCATTACAAAAAGAATTGGAATGGTCAAGAATGAACTCAAAAGGCAAACAAGCAAAATCAAAAGCTCGTATGTCTTCCTATGATAAAATGATGAGTGAAGACCAATCACAAAAAGAGGAAAAATTAGAGATTTTTATTCCTGCAAGTGAGCGTTTGGGCGATGTTGTTATTGAAGCAAATGATGTTTCAAAAGCATTTGGAGATAAATTATTATTCGAAAATCTTAATTTTGCCTTACCAAAAGGTGGAATTGTAGGAGTTATAGGGCCAAATGGTGCAGGAAAAACAACCCTTTTCAAAATGATTATGGGTACGGAAAACCCTGATGATGGAACTTTTAAAGTAGGTGAAACCGTACAAGTAGGTTACGCAGACCAAGAACATATCCACATAGATAACGAAAAAACAATCTTCGAAACCATCACAGGAGGAAGCGAACTGATGATGCTTGGTGGAAAAGAAACAAATTCTCGTGCGTATGTAAGTCGCTTTAATTTTGGAGGTTCAGACCAACAGAAAAAACTAAAAGAACTTTCTGGTGGAGAGCGAAACCGAGTGCATTTAGCCTTGACATTAAAAGAAGGTGCAAATTTACTTCTACTAGATGAGCCTACCAATGATTTGGATGTAAAAACACTGCGTGCCTTAGAGGAAGGTTTGGATAACTTTGCTGGTTGTGCCGTTGTTATTTCCCATGATAGATGGTTCTTGGATAGAGTTGCGACGCATATTTTGGCTTTTGAAGGCGATTCGCAAGTTCGTTTTTATGAAGGAAACTTTAGTGAATATATGGAAGACCGTCAGAAAAGATTAGGGGATGAGATTCCTAAGCGTTTGAAATATAAAAAATTAGGTTAA
- a CDS encoding response regulator — translation MITSEVLSPTTTITASSSFAVPSQNQAQSLFSFLKTANSCISFDALYNSIFEHLSKVFEIDFSLVIASNQIIYSKKYSETTFLLNEEEIKTLENENKLQKLVVTQNENIHYFIYIPIQKSNQLLNVFVCISKNNYSTIDNQTIGFLDCFCQMILSALIRLDKEENDIRYKTIFDSFQDIYFQANQEGIITTISPSIKDILGYEPQEVINKALYAFLLSKERLENLLFILKERKKIKNYEVNVLSKLGHPKRFLCNFQVIENKANRNIVAIEGIAREVNESKKVNQEVKKSKQNIERILESKKQFLADMGHEIRTPMNGIIGMIDLLRTTKLNNEQNNFVDTIEESSNELLVILNNVLDLSKIEANKMLLKPEAFELKSLLDELSLLFAKEIKKKSLQFAIKITDKTPKKIIADKSRLLQIFGYLLSNAIKYNLQNGKIIISVDVLKQEDGKLFLQCEVKDTGIGISEENQEFLFDSFSKLQHNYQKIAGGTGLGLTIAKQLVKIMGGTLQVYSKEKEGSTFYFSFEALKSIEKSTVNKSVDNSEIQSECQDNKVISEIGLNWQNSFINNPLILVVDDNTTNLIVAQKVLEKSGCQVITAVNGKEAIHKIRNNKFELVYMDIQMPEMDGVTATRFIKRLKIHVPPIIALTAFTVAEEKDRFIDAGMDDYLPKPVKAETLIQKTKQWISEKFYNLNNENSKKEIENDTEDKNETEKANLASQSSVESLKYLPIVNTQTAQQLQKWGGQELVDESYELFETETKGLLVELIMAHQQNDRPTLKLHVHTIKGSAATLGVDRMATLATEIDLMLKSDIDSNVAEQMQAFEHSFEEYRLNYRIILNL, via the coding sequence ATGATAACTAGTGAAGTTTTATCTCCTACTACGACCATTACGGCATCTTCTAGTTTTGCTGTGCCTTCTCAAAATCAAGCACAAAGTCTATTTTCTTTTCTCAAAACAGCAAATAGCTGTATTTCTTTTGATGCACTTTATAATTCTATTTTTGAGCATTTGAGTAAAGTTTTTGAAATAGATTTTAGTCTTGTGATTGCATCAAATCAAATTATTTATTCAAAAAAATATTCAGAAACTACTTTTTTATTGAATGAAGAGGAAATAAAAACACTAGAAAATGAAAATAAACTTCAAAAATTAGTTGTTACACAAAATGAAAATATTCACTATTTTATTTACATTCCAATTCAGAAATCTAATCAATTATTGAATGTTTTTGTTTGTATTTCTAAAAATAACTATTCAACTATCGATAATCAGACAATCGGTTTTTTAGATTGTTTTTGTCAAATGATTTTGTCAGCTTTGATACGATTAGACAAAGAAGAAAATGATATAAGATACAAAACTATCTTTGATTCTTTTCAAGATATTTATTTTCAAGCTAATCAAGAAGGAATTATTACCACAATTAGCCCATCTATAAAAGATATTTTAGGGTATGAGCCACAAGAAGTAATTAATAAAGCACTTTATGCATTTTTACTATCTAAAGAAAGGTTAGAAAACCTTCTTTTTATATTGAAAGAGCGCAAAAAAATTAAAAATTATGAGGTAAATGTTTTATCAAAACTAGGACATCCAAAAAGATTTCTTTGTAATTTTCAAGTAATAGAAAACAAAGCAAATAGAAACATAGTAGCAATAGAAGGTATTGCACGAGAGGTTAATGAGAGTAAAAAAGTAAATCAAGAAGTCAAAAAATCAAAACAGAATATAGAGCGAATTTTGGAAAGTAAAAAACAGTTTTTAGCTGACATGGGACACGAAATCCGAACACCTATGAATGGAATTATCGGAATGATTGATTTGCTACGCACAACCAAACTTAATAATGAACAAAATAATTTTGTAGATACGATTGAAGAATCATCAAATGAATTATTGGTTATTTTAAATAATGTGTTAGATTTATCTAAAATTGAAGCTAATAAAATGCTACTAAAGCCTGAAGCATTTGAATTAAAATCGCTTTTAGATGAACTTTCATTGCTTTTTGCAAAGGAAATTAAGAAAAAATCATTGCAGTTTGCTATCAAAATTACAGATAAAACTCCTAAAAAAATTATTGCTGACAAAAGTCGTTTGTTACAAATATTTGGTTATCTATTATCAAATGCTATAAAATATAATCTTCAGAATGGAAAAATTATTATTTCAGTAGATGTTTTGAAGCAGGAAGATGGAAAACTATTTTTGCAATGTGAAGTCAAAGATACAGGAATTGGAATTTCGGAGGAAAATCAAGAATTTTTATTTGATTCTTTTTCTAAATTACAACATAATTATCAAAAAATAGCAGGTGGAACAGGTTTAGGGCTGACAATAGCCAAACAGCTTGTCAAAATAATGGGAGGAACTTTACAGGTTTATTCAAAAGAGAAAGAAGGAAGTACATTTTATTTTTCCTTTGAAGCCTTGAAAAGTATAGAGAAAAGTACAGTAAATAAGAGTGTAGATAATTCTGAAATTCAAAGTGAATGTCAAGACAATAAAGTAATTTCTGAAATAGGATTAAATTGGCAAAATTCATTTATAAATAATCCTTTAATTTTGGTAGTTGATGATAATACTACGAATTTGATTGTTGCACAAAAAGTATTAGAAAAGTCTGGTTGTCAAGTGATTACAGCCGTAAATGGAAAGGAAGCAATTCATAAGATAAGGAATAATAAATTTGAACTTGTTTATATGGATATTCAGATGCCTGAAATGGATGGAGTTACAGCTACTCGTTTTATAAAAAGACTCAAAATTCATGTTCCTCCCATTATTGCCTTGACTGCTTTTACGGTGGCAGAAGAAAAAGACCGTTTTATTGATGCAGGAATGGATGATTATCTACCAAAGCCTGTAAAAGCAGAAACACTTATTCAAAAAACAAAACAATGGATAAGTGAGAAGTTTTACAATTTGAATAATGAAAATTCGAAAAAAGAGATAGAAAATGACACAGAAGATAAAAATGAAACTGAGAAAGCAAATCTAGCCAGTCAATCTTCAGTAGAATCTTTAAAATATCTACCTATCGTAAATACCCAAACAGCCCAACAACTTCAAAAATGGGGAGGACAAGAACTCGTCGATGAATCGTATGAGCTTTTTGAAACAGAAACAAAAGGACTTTTGGTTGAGTTAATTATGGCACATCAACAAAATGATAGACCAACTTTAAAACTTCATGTTCATACTATAAAAGGAAGTGCTGCTACATTGGGAGTAGATAGAATGGCAACACTTGCAACCGAAATTGATTTGATGCTAAAAAGTGATATTGACTCAAATGTAGCCGAACAAATGCAAGCCTTTGAGCATTCTTTTGAAGAATATAGATTGAATTATCGAATTATTTTGAATTTGTGA
- a CDS encoding ferredoxin--NADP reductase, producing MSSNRYQTLKIKEIVKETSDTITIHLKQPLFRKIPYYAGQFLTLIVKDTNGKKYRRAYSLCSAPHLDSMLAVTIKRVEGGIVSNLLNDTLKAGDKLEIMEPIGNFVLRTHPDNKRHIVLFGGGSGITPLMSMLKVALSYEQNSVVSLIYTCRNEESIIFKNQLDKLKEKHGDRFNLIYVLTQPKTDLSNQDNYFEGRISKEFIKNTLEKLPNTNNLEDKIFYLCGPEGMMETIQETLSEINISKDTVHKENFFAPVTEENNTEKNTSDSRKTVKVVLNGEEVELNVAPKKTILDAALDDEIDMPYSCQSGLCTACRGLCTSGKVTMDSNEALSEAEIIEGYILTCQAHPLTDDVKIDMDA from the coding sequence ATGTCATCTAACCGTTATCAAACACTAAAAATAAAAGAAATTGTCAAGGAAACTTCTGATACTATTACTATCCATTTGAAGCAACCTCTTTTTAGAAAAATCCCTTATTATGCTGGTCAGTTTTTGACACTTATTGTAAAAGATACAAACGGCAAAAAATACCGTCGTGCTTACTCGCTTTGCTCTGCGCCACACTTGGATAGTATGCTTGCCGTAACAATAAAAAGAGTAGAAGGTGGCATCGTTTCGAATCTCCTAAACGATACATTAAAAGCAGGTGATAAGCTAGAAATAATGGAGCCAATAGGTAACTTTGTACTAAGAACACATCCAGATAATAAGCGTCATATTGTTCTTTTTGGTGGTGGAAGTGGAATTACTCCTCTTATGTCAATGCTAAAAGTGGCTTTAAGTTACGAACAAAACAGTGTTGTTTCATTAATTTATACATGTAGAAATGAGGAAAGTATTATTTTCAAAAATCAATTAGACAAACTCAAAGAAAAACATGGAGATAGATTTAATTTGATTTATGTTTTGACACAACCAAAAACAGATTTATCAAATCAAGACAATTATTTTGAAGGCAGAATTTCAAAAGAATTTATAAAAAATACTTTAGAAAAGTTACCAAATACAAATAATTTGGAAGATAAAATTTTCTATCTCTGTGGTCCTGAAGGAATGATGGAAACCATACAAGAAACACTTTCTGAAATAAATATCTCAAAAGATACTGTTCATAAAGAAAACTTTTTTGCGCCTGTTACAGAAGAAAATAATACAGAAAAAAATACTTCTGATAGCCGAAAAACAGTAAAAGTTGTTCTAAATGGTGAAGAGGTTGAATTAAATGTTGCTCCCAAAAAGACAATTTTAGATGCTGCTTTAGATGATGAAATTGATATGCCTTATTCGTGTCAAAGTGGGCTTTGTACTGCTTGTCGTGGTCTTTGTACATCTGGAAAAGTAACGATGGATTCTAATGAAGCTCTTAGCGAAGCCGAAATTATTGAAGGTTATATTCTGACTTGTCAAGCACATCCACTTACTGATGATGTGAAGATTGATATGGATGCTTAG
- a CDS encoding efflux RND transporter periplasmic adaptor subunit, producing MSNKKLFIIIGAVILLVILGVAGKKLGWFGAKDGVEVEFAAVKQTQIVERVSASGKIYPEVEVKLSPDVSGEITELLVKEGDSVKEGQLLLKIRPDTYQTAVDRTRASLGSQGANIEQANARLQQAKAQYFKAKADFGRQQKLYDDKIISLQDFQAAEATFKVAESELQAAEKTVESARYSLQSARATLEEAQANLSLTTIFAPQSGIISSLNVEQGERVVGTVQMTGTELLRIAEFKNMEVRVNVNENDIIRIEMNDTAYVEVDAYPDQNFIGIVTYISRSANNLQTVTADAVTEFEVKIRMNRESYKDLLEKRNFPFLPGMTASVEIITNRKNNALAVPLAAVTVRSSKDNNEKNKTEKDAPRGTPKKETTENSKTEEDKMKEVVFVRDGENQVKMIEVKTGISDFDNIEILSGVEEGSEVVVAPYNAISKTLKDESTVKIAKDKKAK from the coding sequence ATGTCTAATAAAAAACTTTTTATCATAATTGGTGCTGTCATCTTACTTGTTATTTTGGGTGTGGCAGGAAAAAAACTAGGCTGGTTTGGCGCAAAAGATGGAGTTGAAGTAGAATTTGCTGCTGTCAAACAAACTCAGATTGTAGAAAGAGTAAGCGCATCAGGAAAAATTTATCCTGAAGTAGAAGTAAAATTATCTCCAGATGTATCAGGAGAAATTACTGAATTATTAGTAAAAGAAGGCGATTCGGTAAAAGAAGGACAATTACTCTTAAAAATTCGTCCAGATACCTATCAAACTGCTGTCGATAGAACTCGTGCTTCTTTAGGCTCACAAGGTGCAAATATCGAACAAGCAAATGCAAGACTTCAACAAGCAAAAGCACAATATTTTAAAGCAAAAGCTGATTTTGGAAGGCAACAAAAACTTTATGATGATAAAATAATTTCATTACAAGATTTTCAAGCTGCTGAAGCAACATTCAAAGTAGCAGAATCAGAACTTCAAGCTGCCGAAAAAACCGTAGAAAGTGCAAGGTATTCTCTTCAAAGTGCTAGAGCAACTTTAGAAGAAGCACAAGCAAATTTATCATTAACAACTATTTTTGCGCCTCAAAGTGGAATTATTTCTTCATTAAATGTAGAACAAGGCGAGCGTGTTGTGGGAACAGTACAAATGACTGGAACAGAACTTTTACGTATTGCAGAATTTAAAAATATGGAAGTTAGGGTAAATGTTAATGAAAATGATATTATTCGTATTGAAATGAATGATACGGCTTATGTAGAAGTTGATGCTTATCCAGACCAAAATTTTATAGGAATTGTTACCTATATTTCTAGGTCTGCTAATAATTTACAAACTGTTACAGCTGATGCTGTTACTGAGTTTGAGGTAAAAATAAGAATGAATAGAGAATCTTATAAAGATTTATTAGAAAAAAGAAATTTTCCTTTTTTACCTGGAATGACGGCAAGTGTTGAAATTATTACAAATAGAAAAAATAATGCTTTGGCTGTTCCTTTGGCTGCTGTTACGGTACGAAGTAGCAAAGATAATAATGAAAAAAATAAAACTGAAAAAGATGCTCCTAGAGGAACTCCAAAAAAAGAAACTACTGAAAACTCAAAAACAGAAGAAGATAAAATGAAGGAAGTAGTTTTTGTACGAGATGGCGAAAATCAAGTAAAGATGATAGAAGTAAAAACTGGAATAAGTGATTTTGATAATATTGAAATATTGAGTGGAGTTGAAGAGGGTAGTGAGGTCGTTGTAGCTCCATATAATGCAATTTCTAAAACTTTAAAAGACGAAAGCACTGTTAAAATTGCAAAAGACAAAAAAGCAAAGTAA
- a CDS encoding class I SAM-dependent methyltransferase has protein sequence MTLANIDFYRNIQIEKFRELAGVTGFDTGVDIDQIYPQLKDAKAIAELGVGYGRAIDELLKRGFEGKIYGIERVKSFVNYMEKEYNNENLFMLHQDIEELDLPKKVDAVLWLWSGILEQNLEKQRDSICKIRKYLKTGGKLFIEAPQDKIKFVGMKINKHYIRVEMDWGTLDAYMPYEEDMHLIKEYCHYKSLEIIKYQSTTGLDRVFYVFEN, from the coding sequence ATGACTTTAGCTAACATTGATTTTTATAGAAATATTCAAATAGAAAAATTTAGAGAACTCGCAGGAGTTACAGGGTTTGATACGGGAGTGGATATTGACCAAATTTATCCTCAACTAAAAGATGCAAAAGCCATTGCTGAACTAGGCGTAGGATATGGGAGAGCCATTGATGAGCTTTTAAAACGTGGTTTTGAAGGTAAAATTTATGGTATCGAAAGAGTAAAATCTTTTGTAAATTATATGGAGAAAGAGTATAACAATGAAAATTTGTTTATGCTTCATCAAGACATAGAAGAACTAGATTTACCTAAAAAAGTAGATGCTGTTTTGTGGCTTTGGTCTGGGATACTAGAACAAAACCTAGAAAAACAACGAGATTCTATTTGCAAAATCAGAAAATATCTCAAAACAGGTGGGAAATTATTTATAGAAGCTCCTCAAGACAAAATTAAGTTTGTGGGAATGAAAATAAACAAACATTATATTCGTGTAGAAATGGACTGGGGAACACTTGATGCTTACATGCCTTATGAAGAAGATATGCATCTTATCAAAGAATATTGTCATTACAAATCTTTAGAAATAATTAAATATCAATCCACAACAGGTTTGGATAGAGTTTTTTATGTTTTTGAAAACTGA